The region AAGGTGCTCCGCGCTGCCCCTTCTACAGATGGTAGAGAGAAAGATACCGCCAACATGTGAGAATTAGCCACCCTTGGTACATATCCTCAGTCGTCTGGAGCTTACCCGTCCAAGCTTTCCTGCAGACGAAGTGCCACCTGCACAAGAGCCTAGCCAATCTGCGAACGACGCGCCAACTGCAATCAATGGGCACGAAAACCAGCTTGTACATACATCTAGTCAGCGAGAAATATCATATCCTAGTGGCAAACGAGTTAGCACGCCCGATCCCGCGCCTCTAGAAGACAGTTTTGCTCGGTCACCTCGGTTTGAAGGTTTTGACGACTCAATGGAGACTACCAATGGAACCGACACGGTGAATTCGAGTTACATTCGTGACGAAAATCCCGGAGAACACTACTGAAAGGAACGATAATCccagcttccttcttcctaTCCTATCAACGCCGGCGGTGACGGCCTCCAAAGGACAGGCTTGACCGTTCAGCCGCAGACGATCAGCAGCTGTATCAATAGAGTCTTCCCAAGTATGAAGGGGTTTCTCCACCTATCGCCGAAAGCCAGTGGAAAGAGCAGAGCGTGACTCTCCTATGGTTCCCATCCGTTCTACGAAGTTGATGAAGCCTGCAATGAGCGTTAACAAAACTTGAGTACCAAATTTAGCGAGGCCGGTCAACTGATTAGTGCATCCTACAGAAGCGGAGGGGACTCCATAGAAGCCCAGGGGGTTCCGCAGAGCCCGCAGAGCTCGCAAAGGTGGAGGGCGTGGAGGAGTCCAGCTTGATTTCAGCTTGCGTTTAACCGGCCATAAAAGACCTGGCTTCCCCCATTTCGCAGATACCCGATCTGATTCAATAGTCGCTCTGATCCAATCTAGCCCTTCGGTATCGTCTGGTGGCACCGCTGAGCATATCGCAGAGACGCACCAGGTTCGCGGGAACATGGTGGGTTTAGAAAAACGATCCCATTACGTGAAAACAGACTGCAATCGTCTACGTCGAGTCAGGTCATTTGGGTACTTAGATTAAGGGAGCATCAGCCCATCGCAGCACACCGCGATGAAGGCGGGACGCAGATCTAGATTCTGATATTTATGTATCACTATCCACTATGTATTTTATGCACTGTATATCTACTgtatatccactatatatttATCCTGTTTCTATGAATTGACGTTTGAGCTGCAGGCCTTGATGGTAATCGAATTTTGCTGATTGGCGGAGAAGTCAGAGCTTCACAATGACCCCACTGGGATAGTCCAACACAATGTCGTCATTCATCCAGAGAACTGAGCACAACCGACGCTCCCCAGCTGTTGTGTTGAGATGACGCAGCAAGGTCTAGTCAAGGAGAACTAGAAGAACGTCCAAAAACGAAAATGGCGCTGCTGGTCAGCCCAgtccccttcccctccttcaaGCTGTTGATATTAAATGCTCTGCTCCTCATCTGAGTTCTTGCTTGTTGTGATCGAACCTTTAGTCCACGTATACTGCTGTTGCACCTCCAAATTCCCTCTATGCAGGTgcccctcttctctccctcccgCCAGAAGCTCATCCGTTGGCTTTGTTCTCGCCAGTCAGCGCTGTTCTCGACCGCTCCCCTCTCTTGCTTATCCCTAGCCCCACGCAGTTGGCTTAATAGCTGCAATTCCTCTTTCTGTTCCTATTCCTGCTGCGTCCAcccatcatcgtcgatcGCTTCACGATTCCAGAGCTCATCTCGAGCTACCAAGTCGTCGACTTGTCTGCCGGTACCTTCTCGGTCAATATACCAATCCAGGCCATTTTCTTGCACAAGCCCCTCTGCTATCTCGCAAACCCCAGCAACCATGGCACAGAAGTATAAgctcaaggatatctcctcctTGACGGGCATCAATAACTTTGATaaggttgaggctgaggtggAGGGCGTGCAGGATGGAAAGGTGCTGCTCGTGAAATACGAAGACAAAGTGCACGCCATCAGTCCTAAATGCACCCATTACGGTGCTCccttgaagaatggagtCGTTTCTCCAGAGGGGCGGATTACCTGCCCGTGGCATGGAGGTGAGCTATTTTCTTTGCCAATGCATAAACATATATAGATTAAatgtatatgtatataacATGCTGACTTCCACACTATAGCTTGCTTCAATGTCAAGAGTGGAGATATTGAAGATGCCCCTGCTCCCGCTGCTCTCAATACATTTGAATTGTTTGAGGAGAACGGCTCTGTCTACATCCGCGGTGAAGAATCCGCTATCAAGTCTGGTCAGCGAATCTCGGAGCATAAGTGCAGCTCCTCTGGCCCCGGCGGCTTGGTTATTATAGGAGGGTAAGATTCTCCGTACCCATGAATGGAGCGCTAGCTGACCTGTTTCGCCATTCAGAGGCTCTGGTACCCTCGGCGTGATCCTTGCTATTCGAGAACTCGGTTACAATGGCGCTATTACCATCATTACTCGCGAGCCTAGTCTCATAATCGACCGCAcgaagctctccaaggctcTCATCCCAGACCCTGAGAAGATCCAGTGGCGCTCTCCCCAGTGGTACAAGGACGTTGGCATCGAGACAGTCTCAGACGAAGTTAGTGCAGTCGACTTCAGCCAAAAGATTGTCGTTACGCGCTCTGGCAAGACATTCCCTTACACCAAACTCGTCCTAGCCACTGGAGGCGTCCCTCGCACGCTCCCCCTGGAaggcttccagctcctcgagaaCGTCTTCAAACTCCGCACAGTAACAGACGTCCAGCGAATTCTCAATGCCATTGGCGACggaaagaacaagaaggtTGTCATTATCGGAAGCTCCTTCATCGGCATGGAGGTTGGCAACGCTCTGTCCAAGGACAATGAGGTCACCATCGTTGGTCAAGAATCCGCACCCATGGAGCGCGTAATGGGCACCGAAGTCGGCCACATCTTCCAACGCAACCTCGAAAAGGCCGGCGTGAAGTTCAAGCTCTCCGCCGGCGTCGCGAAGGCCACCCCCTCcaatgaagaagcccgcAAGGTTGGCGCCGTGCATCTGCAGGACGGCACCGTTTTACCCGCCGACGTCGTCATCCTGGGTGTCGGCGTCCGTCCTGCAACCGATTTCCTCCAAGGCAACCCAGCCATCACCCTTGAGAAGGACGGCTCCATCAAGGTTGACGAGCACTTCTCCGTCCCTGGTCTGAACAATGACGTCTTCGCCATTGGCGATATCGCCACGTTCCCGTACCACGGGCCCGGCACAGATCCCAAAAAGGGCACATACACACGCATCGAACACTGGAATGTCGCTCAAAATGCCGGCCGTAGCGTCGCATCCTCAATCTTGCACATGCTCCACaacaccacctcctccctgcAAAAGGTCAAACCAAAGGTCTTTATCCCAATCTTCTGGTCCGCGCTCGGCTCACAGCTGCGTTATTGCGGAAACACGATAATGGGATGGGACGACCTGGTGCTCAAGGGCGAGCCCGAGAATGCCAAGTTTGCAGCTTACTACTGTAAGGGAGAGAcagttgttgctgttgccaCGATGGGTATGGATCCTATTATGGTTAAGTGTGCAGAATTAATGAGGAGGAACAACATGCCAAGTAAGAAGGAGATCCAGGACGGGGTGGATGTACTGTCGATTGATGTGCCGAAGGGTGTGAGGATCTAATCATCAATTCGGCCTGCATCTTAGCTAGCTAGTAATGTCTGATGAATGCGAACATGATGAAACGGAGCGTGTGTGCGGAACAGATTGATAAAGACGAAAGTTTTATGTACCAAGAACAAAGCTGTATAGACGCATAATGCAGTTTTAATCCGTATAACGCCGAACATAACAAACATAATTACATACGATGCCAGCATATAGGGTCACATAGGCATCGTCTattttttgcttttcctcgccttcttgCTCGGCGACTCCTCAAGCTCAACGTCCTCCCTTTGCGGAACGATAATGCCGCCCGACGACATCGGAACCGTAACCTTCCGCACGCTCGAAGGCACAGCCGCCATAACCCCATTTCTCTCGTCCTCAACAACTCTgctctcctcgtcctcagaGAGCATCGTCCCTTCTATGCTTAGGAAGCCGCGGTCCCGCTCTGTGCCAGGGATGACGTCGATATCGACAACGCGGAACTTGATTGTCCCGCGCACGCGGTGACCAGAGACGGATTGGAAGTGGCCTTCGAGGGAGTCTTGGTCGGTTGTTCCCTCCTCGCCTTCGAGTTGGCCAATTGCGCCAGTTGTGGAATCTGCGACTTGGCCTTGGTCATAGGAAAAGGGATTGGAGTCTGAAGCTAGCGGGACGGGGTTGAAGTGTTCTTTTTCAGGATCGAAGGGTGTAGAGGGCGTActatcgtcgtcttcgtctgaGTTAGGGTTTGTCGTTGTTCCGTTCtcgttctcatcctcttcaccggGAGGAATCCATTTCCAGGTTGAAGGGAGGCGCTTGCGCTCGATTCCGAC is a window of Aspergillus nidulans FGSC A4 chromosome VI DNA encoding:
- the nfr1 gene encoding protein aifA (transcript_id=CADANIAT00009510) is translated as MAQKYKLKDISSLTGINNFDKVEAEVEGVQDGKVLLVKYEDKVHAISPKCTHYGAPLKNGVVSPEGRITCPWHGACFNVKSGDIEDAPAPAALNTFELFEENGSVYIRGEESAIKSGQRISEHKCSSSGPGGLVIIGGGSGTLGVILAIRELGYNGAITIITREPSLIIDRTKLSKALIPDPEKIQWRSPQWYKDVGIETVSDEVSAVDFSQKIVVTRSGKTFPYTKLVLATGGVPRTLPLEGFQLLENVFKLRTVTDVQRILNAIGDGKNKKVVIIGSSFIGMEVGNALSKDNEVTIVGQESAPMERVMGTEVGHIFQRNLEKAGVKFKLSAGVAKATPSNEEARKVGAVHLQDGTVLPADVVILGVGVRPATDFLQGNPAITLEKDGSIKVDEHFSVPGLNNDVFAIGDIATFPYHGPGTDPKKGTYTRIEHWNVAQNAGRSVASSILHMLHNTTSSLQKVKPKVFIPIFWSALGSQLRYCGNTIMGWDDLVLKGEPENAKFAAYYCKGETVVAVATMGMDPIMVKCAELMRRNNMPSKKEIQDGVDVLSIDVPKGVRI